One region of Miscanthus floridulus cultivar M001 chromosome 19, ASM1932011v1, whole genome shotgun sequence genomic DNA includes:
- the LOC136528110 gene encoding 7-deoxyloganetin glucosyltransferase-like encodes MGSLTPAEGQRRPHAVCVPFPTQGHITPMLKLAKLLHARGFHVTFVNTEFNHRRLLHTRGPKALDGVPGFRFDAIPDGLPPSDADATQDIPALCNATMTKCLPHLLSLLARINGDAEAESSPPVTCLVVDAIMSFGFDAGREIGVPVVAFLTIGACGYMGIRNFSNLIELGLVPFKHEADLADVRGGRLAAVVTGAYGMCDGVQLRDFPSFVRTTDRGDVMLNFLLHESERISLVPDAVVINTFEDLEGTTLDSMRGVLPPVYPVGPLLLRERHEIPAGSPLAGLGCNLWKEQDGVLEWLASRAPRSVVYVNYGSITVMTNSQLLEFAWGLADSGYPFVWNIRPDLVRGDCAVLPPEFASAVESRALLTTWCAQEAVLQHEAVGVFLTHSGWNSTLESLCAGVPMLSWPFFAEQQTNCRYKRTEWGIGMEIGGEVRPDEVAAILKEAMHGEKGREMRRRAEEWKEKAAKAALPGGPAETNLDRVIHTVLLSNNQAKAVDE; translated from the coding sequence ATGGGGTCACTGACGCCGGCGGAGGGCCAGCGGCGGCCGCACGCCGTGTGCGTGCCGTTCCCGACGCAGGGCCACATCACGCCCATGCTCAAGCTGGCCAAGCTCCTCCACGCGCGGGGCTTCCACGTCACCTTCGTCAACACCGAGTTCAACCACCGGCGCCTGCTACACACGCGCGggcccaaggcgctcgacggcgtGCCGGGCTTCCGCTTCGACGCCATCCCCGACGGCCTCCCGCCCTCTGACGCCGACGCCACGCAGGACATCCCCGCGCTCTGCAACGCCACCATGACCAAGTGCCTCCCGcacctcctctccctcctcgccAGGATCAACGGCGACGCCGAGGCCGAGTCTTCTCCGCCGGTCACCTGCCTCGTCGTGGACGCCATCATGTCGTTCGGCTTCGACGCCGGCAGGGAGATCGGCGTGCCCGTCGTCGCGTTCCTCACCATCGGCGCCTGCGGGTACATGGGCATCCGCAACTTCAGCAACCTCATCGAGCTGGGCCTCGTGCCGTTCAAGCACGAGGCGGACCTCGCGGACGTCCGCGGCGGCCGCCTCGCAGCCGTGGTGACCGGCGCGTACGGCATGTGCGACGGCGTGCAGCTGCGGGACTTCCCCAGCTTCGTCCGCACCACGGACCGCGGCGACGTCATGCTCAACTTCCTCCTGCACGAGTCCGAGCGGATATCGCTCGTCCCGGACGCCGTCGTCATCAACACCTTCGAGGACCTCGAGGGCACCACGTTGGACTCCATGCGGGGCGTCCTCCCGCCGGTGTACCCCGTCGGCCCGCTCCTCCTCCGCGAGCGCCACGAGATCCCCGCCGGCAGCCCGCTCGCGGGCCTCGGCTGCAACCTCTGGAAGGAGCAGGACGGCGTCCTGGAGTGGCTCGCCAGCCGCGCGCCGCGGTCCGTGGTGTACGTGAACTACGGCAGCATCACGGTGATGACCAACTCGCAGCTGCTCGAGTTCGCCTGGGGTCTGGCCGACAGCGGCTACCCGTTCGTGTGGAACATCCGTCCGGACCTAGTCAGGGGCGACTGCGCCGTGCTGCCGCCGGAGTTCGCGTCCGCCGTCGAGAGCCGCGCGCTACTGACCACGTGGTGTGCGCAGGAGGCGGTGCTCCAGCACGAGGCGGTCGGGGTGTTCCTCACCCACTCCGGCTGGAACTCGACGTTGGAGAGCCTCTGCGCAGGGGTGCCGATGCTCAGCTGGCCGTTCTTCGCGGAGCAGCAGACCAACTGCCGGTACAAGCGCACGGAGTGGGGCATCGGGATGGAGATCGGCGGTGAGGTGCGGCCCGACGAGGTGGCGGCCATCTTAAAGGAGGCCATGCACGGGGAGAAGGGGCGGGAGATGCGCCGGCGCGCGGAGGAGTGGAAGGAGAAGGCCGCAAAGGCGGCGCTGCCGGGTGGGCCTGCCGAGACAAACCTTGACAGGGTCATCCACACGGTGCTACTCTCCAATAACCAGGCAAAAGCTGTCGATGAGTGA
- the LOC136529226 gene encoding senescence-specific cysteine protease SAG39-like: protein MATLKASILAILGFAFLCGAALAARDLNDDSAMVARHEHWMAQYNRIYKDATEKAQRFEVFKANVKYIESFNAGENRKFWLGVNQFADLTNDEFRATKTNKGFKPSPVKIPTGFRYENVSVDALTATIDWRTKGAVTPIKDQGQCGCCWAFSAVAATEGIVKISTGKLTSLSEQELVDCDVHGEDQGCEGGLMDDAFKFIIKNGGLTTESSYPYTAADGKCKSGSNSAATIKGFEDVPANDEPALMKAVANQPVSVAVDGGDMTFQFYSGGVMTGSCGTDLDHGIAAIGYGQTSDGTKYWLMKNSWGTTWGENGYLRMEKDISDKRGMCGLAMEPSYPTE from the exons ATGGCTACCCTCAAGGCATCAATCTTGGCAATCCTAGGCTTCGCCTTCTTATGCGGTGCTGCCCTCGCTGCTCGTGACCTGAACGACGACTCAGCCATGGTGGCGAGGCATGAGCATTGGATGGCGCAGTACAACCGCATCTACAAAGACGCCACCGAGAAGGCTCAGCGGTTCGAGGTGTTCAAGGCTAATGTTAAGTACATCGAGTCGTTTAACGCTGGTGAGAACCGCAAGTTCTGGCTCGGCGTCAACCAGTTCGCCGACCTTACCAACGACGAGTTCAGGGCTACCAAGACCAACAAGGGCTTCAAACCCAGCCCTGTGAAGATCCCTACCGGATTTAGGTATGAGAATGTTAGCGTCGATGCGCTTACGGCGACCATCGACTGGAGGACCAAGGGTGCCGTCACTCCCATCAAGGATCAAGGCCAATGTG GCTGCTGCTGGGCGTTCTCAGCCGTGGCTGCCACAGAAGGCATCGTGAAAATCAGCACCGGCAAGCTCACCTCCCTCTCGGAACAAGAGTTGGTGGATTGCGATGTCCATGGTGAGGATCAAGGCTGTGAGGGTGGTTTGATGGATGATGCTTTCAAGTTTATCATCAAGAACGGCGGCCTAACCACGGAGTCCAGCTATCCTTACACGGCTGCAGATGGCAAGTGCAAGAGTGGATCAAATAGTGCTGCAACCATCAAGGGCTTTGAGGATGTGCCGGCAAACGATGAGCCTGCCCTGATGAAGGCTGTGGCGAACCAGCCCGTGTCGGTGGCAGTGGATGGTGGAGACATGACATTCCAGTTCTACTCTGGTGGTGTGATGACCGGCTCATGCGGTACTGACTTGGACCATGGGATTGCAGCCATTGGTTATGGACAGACCAGTGATGGCACCAAATACTGGCTGATGAAGAACTCATGGGGCACGACTTGGGGGGAGAATGGTTACCTGAGAATGGAGAAGGATATTTCAGACAAGAGGGGCATGTGTGGCCTAGCCATGGAGCCTTCCTACCCCACTGAGTAG